GCTACGCGTCTGGGTTACGTCGCCAACGCGATGGCAGCCGGCCTCCGTGCTCGGACGAAAACGGTGGGAGTCGTGCTGCGCGACATCAACCGCCCGTACTACAGTCACCTCCTCTCTGCGCTGCAGGCGCAGGCGGAAGTCCGCGGATATCGCCTCGTGGCCATGACCAGCGCGGGAGAACTCGACGTAGCCAACGCCATCAGCGCAGTCAGATCGCTTGTGTCTTTGCAAGTTGATGGTGTCATCCTGGCGTCAGCTCAGCTGGACTCCGAATTGATCAAACCATTCGCCGAGCGTGTGCCGATGGTCGTGGCGGGGCGCATGGAGTTGGGATCCGTCCCGAGCGTATTCGGCGATGAGACGCACGGCGGTCGACGACTGGCTGAGTTCCTGCTCGGCGCGGGCCACCGACACATTGCAGTGGGGCTGGTCGACAGGGCGTACTCGATGTCACAGCATCTGAGCGGACAAGCCATGATCGATCAGATACGCGACGGCGGCGGCACCCCCGTCGTCTTCGAGATCGAAAACGACTGGCGGATGGTTGATGTTGTCGAGCCGATCTTGGGGGACAGGAGCATTACAGCGGTCATGTGTCCCACAGACGCATCCATGTTGAACGTGCTCGGATCTCTACAGGATCGCAACGTGCGGTGCCCGGAGCACTTGTCGATAACCGGCTACGGCGGGATCGGCGAGCTTGCGAGCGCCCACCTCGGATTCACGACGTATCGGCAGCCGGTCGATCACATCGGGGTGAATGCGATCAATCTCCTCGTCGATGCGATTGAGAGCGATCAGGATCTCGAGAAGACTCCTGAACACAGGACGGTGCACGGAGAATTCGTCACGGGGCGAACTGTGCGACTGCTTGCGGACGAAGTGATTTAAGGTCTCAAAGACTCATGGCCAGGATCTGACCGCAACGGGCAGATCCTGGCCATAAGCTTGCGTGCTACTCGGCGCCCGGGTCGGGGAGGGTCCAGGTCTTGAGATGCTGGTACCGGTGCGTGCGCCACCACTGCCCTTCCCAGTCGTCACTGTCTGTGCCGTACAGCACGACCGTTCGACCGGAGAACATCTCGGGGGCGGGGGTAGGGAGCCCTGCCAAGAGCTCGGCAAGGAATTCGCCGACCTCGTCATACAGCGTTCTGTCAACGGACAGGTCATGCGACGCTAGCGAGAGGTGGCCCCAGAACTCGGCCTCGGCCACGGGGGTGACGAGGAAGTCCTCGGTAGGCAGAGCGATGGGGAGAATCGC
This DNA window, taken from Microbacterium sp. MM2322, encodes the following:
- a CDS encoding LacI family DNA-binding transcriptional regulator — protein: MAAGLRARTKTVGVVLRDINRPYYSHLLSALQAQAEVRGYRLVAMTSAGELDVANAISAVRSLVSLQVDGVILASAQLDSELIKPFAERVPMVVAGRMELGSVPSVFGDETHGGRRLAEFLLGAGHRHIAVGLVDRAYSMSQHLSGQAMIDQIRDGGGTPVVFEIENDWRMVDVVEPILGDRSITAVMCPTDASMLNVLGSLQDRNVRCPEHLSITGYGGIGELASAHLGFTTYRQPVDHIGVNAINLLVDAIESDQDLEKTPEHRTVHGEFVTGRTVRLLADEVI
- a CDS encoding 2'-5' RNA ligase family protein, which encodes MTLKQQYGLISAAAFPPHATLVGSLKTDASIADIVDRVEHALIGKTSFTVHNKGLETTGDGYVFNVHENGNGEPNQPFIDTATAIKAAILPIALPTEDFLVTPVAEAEFWGHLSLASHDLSVDRTLYDEVGEFLAELLAGLPTPAPEMFSGRTVVLYGTDSDDWEGQWWRTHRYQHLKTWTLPDPGAE